A single region of the Agromyces sp. Leaf222 genome encodes:
- a CDS encoding enoyl-CoA hydratase/isomerase family protein, which translates to MSEHISASVADGVGHVTLNRPKALNALSYDMVVALTEVFDAWRDDSEVAVVVLDGAGDRGFCAGGDIRELHGYATAGHTEEARTFFRTEYRLNAAIARYPKPVVAIMDGITMGGGVGLAGHASVRVVTERSRVAMPETRIGFTPDVGGTWLLAKAPGELGSHLALNSRTMDAADAIHAGFADALVPSESLPHLLQALAERADPGSPAEIVMLFDETPGPSALAASRAWVDACYSAPTVAEVVERLRARTEPDAAAAADELETLSPTALAVTHDAVRRARTLPRLEDALEQEFQLVSWFIEQPDLHEGIRAQVIDKDRSPTWNPAALADVEPGILDRVLAAQVYGRVWPG; encoded by the coding sequence GTGAGCGAGCACATCTCCGCGAGCGTCGCCGACGGTGTCGGCCACGTCACGCTGAACCGTCCGAAGGCGCTCAACGCGCTCAGCTACGACATGGTCGTCGCGCTCACCGAGGTGTTCGACGCCTGGCGAGACGACAGCGAGGTCGCCGTCGTCGTGCTCGACGGGGCGGGCGACCGCGGCTTCTGCGCCGGCGGCGACATCCGCGAACTGCACGGCTACGCCACGGCGGGCCACACCGAGGAGGCGCGCACGTTCTTCCGCACCGAGTACCGCCTGAACGCGGCGATCGCGCGCTACCCCAAGCCCGTCGTCGCGATCATGGACGGCATCACCATGGGCGGCGGCGTCGGCCTCGCGGGTCACGCCTCGGTGCGCGTGGTGACCGAGCGCTCGAGGGTCGCGATGCCCGAGACGCGCATCGGCTTCACGCCCGACGTCGGCGGAACCTGGCTGCTCGCCAAGGCCCCGGGCGAGCTCGGCTCGCACCTCGCCCTCAACTCCCGCACCATGGATGCCGCCGACGCGATCCACGCCGGATTCGCCGATGCCCTCGTGCCCTCCGAGAGCCTCCCGCACTTGCTGCAGGCCCTCGCCGAGCGGGCCGATCCCGGCAGCCCGGCCGAGATCGTCATGCTCTTCGACGAGACCCCGGGCCCGTCGGCGCTCGCGGCGAGCCGCGCCTGGGTCGACGCGTGCTACTCGGCGCCCACGGTCGCCGAGGTCGTCGAGCGCCTCCGGGCGCGCACCGAGCCGGATGCCGCGGCCGCCGCCGACGAGCTCGAGACCCTCTCGCCGACCGCGCTCGCCGTGACCCACGACGCCGTGCGCCGCGCCCGGACGCTGCCGCGCCTCGAGGACGCCCTCGAGCAGGAGTTCCAGCTCGTGTCGTGGTTCATCGAGCAGCCCGACCTGCACGAGGGGATCCGCGCCCAGGTCATCGACAAGGACCGCTCGCCGACGTGGAATCCGGCCGCGCTCGCCGACGTCGAACCCGGAATCCTCGACCGCGTCCTCGCCGCACAGGTATACGGGCGGGTGTGGCCGGGATAG
- a CDS encoding MmgE/PrpD family protein, translating to MKTHHLRTHRSDENLAREGQLAWQLAGLATDPVELDDDVVDMVVNRVIDNAAVAAASLARRPVVSARSQALAHPVSIGGDGATVFGADAARRTSPEWAAWANGVAVRELDFHDTFLAAEYSHPGDNIPPIVAVAQHLAASRGLTGRDVVRGIATGYEIQIDLAKAISLHEHKIDHVAHLGPSAAAGIGTLLGLDQETIFQSIGQALHTTTATRQSRKGEISTWKAHAPAFAGKMAVESVDRAMRGETSPVPIYEGEDGVIAWLLGGPDASYDVPLPEIGEAKRAILDSYTKEHSAEYQAQAWIDLARKLHEEYPLILDADRVESITLHTSHHTHYVIGSGANDPQKYDPDASRETLDHSIPYIFTVALQDGTFNHETSYDPERAHRADTVDLWKKVSTVEDPEWTRRYHSTDIAEKAFGGRVVIKLADGGEIVDEIAVADAHPLGARPFAREQYVAKFRTLAEWVLEEAEIERFLDLAQRLPELGPDELGGLTLTAAPGALVSVEIPTGLF from the coding sequence GTGAAGACCCACCACCTGCGCACACACCGGAGTGACGAGAACCTCGCACGTGAGGGCCAGCTCGCTTGGCAGCTCGCCGGCCTCGCCACCGATCCCGTCGAACTCGACGACGACGTCGTCGACATGGTCGTCAACCGCGTCATCGACAATGCGGCGGTCGCCGCGGCATCCCTCGCCCGCCGGCCGGTCGTCTCGGCCCGCAGCCAGGCGCTCGCGCATCCCGTCTCGATCGGCGGCGACGGCGCCACCGTCTTCGGTGCGGATGCCGCACGCCGCACGAGCCCCGAATGGGCGGCGTGGGCCAATGGGGTCGCCGTTCGCGAACTCGACTTCCACGACACGTTCCTCGCGGCGGAGTACTCGCACCCCGGCGACAACATCCCCCCGATCGTCGCCGTCGCGCAGCACCTCGCCGCGAGCCGGGGCCTCACCGGGCGCGACGTCGTGCGCGGCATCGCGACCGGCTACGAGATCCAGATCGACCTCGCCAAGGCCATCTCGCTGCACGAGCACAAGATCGACCACGTCGCCCACCTCGGCCCGTCGGCCGCCGCCGGCATCGGCACCCTCCTTGGCCTCGATCAGGAGACGATCTTCCAGTCCATCGGACAGGCCCTGCACACGACCACAGCCACCCGACAGTCCCGCAAGGGCGAGATCTCGACGTGGAAGGCGCACGCCCCCGCGTTCGCGGGCAAGATGGCCGTCGAGTCGGTCGACCGCGCGATGCGCGGCGAGACCAGCCCCGTGCCGATCTACGAGGGCGAAGACGGCGTCATCGCCTGGCTCCTCGGCGGGCCGGATGCCAGCTACGACGTGCCGCTGCCCGAGATCGGCGAGGCGAAGCGCGCGATCCTCGACTCGTACACGAAGGAGCACTCGGCCGAGTACCAGGCGCAGGCGTGGATCGACCTGGCCCGCAAGCTCCACGAGGAGTACCCGCTGATCCTCGACGCCGACCGCGTCGAGTCGATCACGCTGCACACCTCCCACCACACGCACTACGTCATCGGCTCGGGGGCGAACGACCCGCAGAAGTACGACCCGGATGCCTCGCGCGAGACGCTCGACCACTCGATCCCGTACATCTTCACGGTGGCCCTGCAAGACGGCACGTTCAACCACGAGACGTCGTACGACCCCGAGCGCGCGCACCGCGCCGACACGGTCGACCTCTGGAAGAAGGTCTCCACGGTCGAAGACCCCGAGTGGACCCGCCGGTACCACTCCACCGACATCGCCGAGAAGGCGTTCGGCGGTCGCGTCGTGATCAAGCTCGCCGACGGCGGCGAGATCGTCGACGAGATCGCGGTGGCCGACGCGCATCCGCTCGGCGCACGTCCGTTCGCTCGCGAGCAGTACGTGGCGAAGTTCCGCACGCTGGCCGAATGGGTGCTCGAGGAGGCCGAGATCGAGCGGTTCCTCGACCTCGCGCAGCGACTGCCCGAGCTCGGCCCCGACGAGCTCGGCGGGCTGACGCTCACGGCAGCGCCCGGCGCACTCGTCAGCGTCGAGATCCCGACCGGCCTCTTCTAG
- a CDS encoding bifunctional 2-methylcitrate synthase/citrate synthase codes for MSDQQQAPEIYKGLAGVPVDYTAVSKVNPETNSLLYRGYPVQELAASATFEEVAYLLWHGELPDERQLAEFEQLERSLRGLDHEIKRIIDELPLTAHPMDVVRTAVSVIGAIDPLTPDDSREANLEKSIRLFAKLPSIVSYDQRRRHDLDFVEPREDLGYSANFLWQTFGELPELPVVSAFDVSMILYAEHSFNASTFTARVIASTLADLYSAVTGAIGALKGPLHGGANEAVMHAFDEIGSGEGAAERATAWLDEALAEKRKIMGFGHRVYKNGDSRVPTMRDALERMVEYYDRPDLLELYTALETGMGERKNIKPNLDYPAGPTYHLMGFDTETFTPLFVASRVTGWTAHIMEQLASNALIRPLSVYNGPDERHVPEGR; via the coding sequence ATGAGCGACCAGCAGCAGGCGCCCGAGATCTACAAGGGACTCGCGGGGGTCCCCGTCGACTACACGGCCGTCTCGAAGGTGAACCCCGAGACGAACTCGCTGCTGTACCGCGGCTACCCCGTGCAGGAGCTTGCGGCATCCGCGACCTTCGAGGAGGTCGCCTACCTGCTCTGGCACGGCGAACTGCCCGATGAGCGCCAGCTGGCCGAGTTCGAGCAGCTCGAGCGGTCGCTGCGCGGACTCGACCACGAGATCAAGCGCATCATCGACGAGCTCCCGCTCACCGCGCACCCGATGGACGTCGTGCGCACGGCGGTGAGCGTCATCGGCGCGATCGACCCGCTCACGCCCGACGACTCCCGCGAGGCCAACCTCGAGAAGTCGATCCGCCTGTTCGCGAAGCTCCCGTCGATCGTCTCCTACGACCAGCGGCGCCGGCACGACCTCGACTTCGTCGAGCCCCGCGAAGACCTCGGCTACTCGGCGAACTTCCTGTGGCAGACGTTCGGCGAGCTGCCGGAGCTGCCCGTCGTCAGCGCGTTCGACGTGTCGATGATCCTCTACGCCGAGCACTCGTTCAACGCCTCGACGTTCACGGCGCGGGTCATCGCGTCGACGCTCGCCGACCTGTACTCCGCGGTCACCGGCGCGATCGGCGCCCTCAAGGGCCCGCTGCACGGCGGCGCCAACGAGGCCGTCATGCACGCCTTCGACGAGATCGGCTCGGGTGAGGGCGCTGCCGAGCGCGCCACCGCCTGGCTCGACGAGGCCCTCGCCGAGAAGCGCAAGATCATGGGCTTCGGGCATCGCGTCTACAAGAACGGCGACTCGCGCGTGCCCACCATGCGCGACGCCCTCGAGCGCATGGTCGAGTACTACGACCGCCCCGACCTGCTCGAGCTCTACACGGCGCTCGAGACCGGCATGGGCGAGCGCAAGAACATCAAGCCGAACCTCGACTACCCGGCGGGCCCGACCTACCACCTCATGGGCTTCGACACCGAGACGTTCACGCCGCTGTTCGTGGCGAGCCGGGTCACCGGCTGGACCGCGCACATCATGGAGCAACTCGCGTCGAACGCGCTCATCCGCCCGCTGTCGGTCTACAACGGCCCCGACGAGCGGCACGTGCCAGAGGGCCGCTGA
- a CDS encoding thioesterase family protein yields the protein MHMFFRTLLHVLFLSRRKPDLAHDDVARTNFITLPTDLDINRHMNNGVYFSIMDVARFDMLVRNGVWRTMREKEWYPVVASETITFRKSLQLWQRFTIESRITGYDDKAVYLEQRYVRPAADGTPEIYAQGFIRARFLRKAGGIVPVSELIEVFGAPATGGLPEWIERWGADVALPATRAEAPSVWPTEVEQRA from the coding sequence ATGCACATGTTCTTCCGCACGCTGCTGCACGTGTTGTTCCTGTCGCGCCGCAAGCCCGACCTGGCGCACGACGATGTGGCGCGCACGAACTTCATCACGCTGCCGACCGATCTCGACATCAACCGGCACATGAACAACGGCGTGTACTTCTCGATCATGGATGTCGCGCGCTTCGACATGCTCGTGCGCAACGGCGTCTGGCGCACGATGCGCGAGAAGGAGTGGTACCCGGTCGTCGCGAGCGAGACGATCACGTTCCGCAAGTCGCTGCAGCTCTGGCAGCGGTTCACGATCGAGTCGCGCATCACGGGCTACGACGACAAGGCGGTCTACCTCGAGCAGCGCTACGTGCGCCCGGCGGCCGACGGCACGCCCGAGATCTACGCGCAGGGGTTCATCCGCGCGCGGTTCCTGCGCAAGGCGGGCGGCATCGTGCCCGTGTCCGAGCTCATCGAGGTGTTCGGCGCCCCCGCGACCGGCGGGCTGCCCGAATGGATCGAACGCTGGGGCGCGGATGTCGCGCTGCCGGCCACGCGCGCCGAGGCGCCGTCGGTCTGGCCGACCGAAGTCGAGCAGCGCGCCTGA
- a CDS encoding AI-2E family transporter, giving the protein MNQAERMRRREPAQSNGTFFANHPLRWGFIVTLGVLLAILLGIVVSNLQSVLLSVFIAAFVALGLDPLIRWFQRRGLKRGMAIVVVILLFVGVVVAVIWVLVPPVVEQAVALVKNIPTMVKNAQDAGWYDQANDATNGVLATVVKSVQDALSDPNLWATVGGGALAFGASVIGAVSTGFFVFVLSIYFIATLDSTKQACYTLIRKSNRAQISDLAERIMLSVGKYLSGMVILAFMNATYSVILLVLVGVPYALIIGVVAFFVTLIPLIGTVLTTILMTIISLFVSPTAGLIVLIFMLVYMQVEAYILTPRVMGKAVQVPGTIVLISALAGGTLLGLLGALVAIPISAGILLIIREIVIPKQARL; this is encoded by the coding sequence GTGAATCAGGCAGAGCGCATGCGGCGACGCGAGCCCGCACAGAGCAACGGAACCTTCTTCGCGAACCATCCGCTGCGATGGGGGTTCATCGTCACCCTCGGCGTGCTGCTCGCGATCCTGCTCGGCATCGTCGTGTCGAACCTGCAGAGCGTGCTGCTCTCGGTGTTCATCGCCGCGTTCGTCGCGCTCGGCCTCGACCCGCTCATCCGGTGGTTCCAGCGACGCGGGCTCAAGCGCGGCATGGCGATCGTGGTCGTGATCCTGCTGTTCGTGGGCGTCGTCGTCGCGGTCATCTGGGTCCTGGTGCCGCCCGTCGTCGAGCAGGCCGTCGCACTCGTGAAGAACATCCCGACGATGGTCAAGAACGCGCAGGACGCCGGCTGGTACGACCAGGCCAACGACGCGACGAACGGCGTGCTCGCGACCGTCGTCAAGTCCGTCCAGGATGCCCTGAGCGACCCCAACCTCTGGGCCACGGTCGGCGGCGGCGCGCTCGCGTTCGGCGCGTCGGTGATCGGCGCCGTCTCGACGGGGTTCTTCGTGTTCGTGCTGTCGATCTACTTCATCGCGACGCTCGACAGCACCAAGCAGGCCTGCTACACCCTGATCCGCAAGTCGAATCGGGCGCAGATCTCCGATCTGGCCGAACGCATCATGCTCTCGGTCGGCAAGTACCTCAGCGGCATGGTGATCCTGGCGTTCATGAACGCGACCTACTCCGTGATCCTGTTGGTGCTCGTGGGCGTTCCCTACGCCCTCATCATCGGCGTCGTCGCGTTCTTCGTCACGCTCATCCCGCTCATCGGTACCGTGCTCACCACGATCCTCATGACGATCATCTCGCTGTTCGTCTCGCCGACGGCCGGCCTCATCGTCCTGATCTTCATGCTCGTCTACATGCAGGTCGAGGCGTACATCCTCACCCCCAGGGTCATGGGCAAGGCCGTGCAGGTGCCGGGCACGATCGTGCTGATCTCGGCCCTGGCCGGTGGAACGCTGCTCGGCCTGCTCGGAGCCCTCGTCGCGATCCCGATCTCGGCGGGCATTCTGCTCATCATCCGCGAGATCGTGATCCCGAAGCAGGCCAGGCTCTAG
- a CDS encoding SRPBCC domain-containing protein: MKPTGHYLTRPDGLHLAFDRLFHAPIEDVWYSLTNPSAMKAWIGTYTGRPATGAVRFRMNAEEEYAEDEGWMNVTILQCDRPHRFVADSTAPPAHMRLYCHLTEGGGMTTLTLAQYVMPDTDVASVGPGWDYYLDRLIAARNGAAMPAWESYFPAFTRYYRELTVPPRASTRTPAEAVLGADGRGEPGHGPEAGYDPAHDADLNAPARPPR, translated from the coding sequence GTGAAGCCCACAGGACATTACCTGACCAGGCCCGACGGCCTGCATCTGGCATTCGACCGACTGTTCCACGCGCCGATCGAAGACGTCTGGTACTCGCTCACGAACCCGTCGGCGATGAAGGCGTGGATCGGCACCTACACGGGCAGGCCGGCGACCGGTGCAGTGCGATTCCGCATGAACGCCGAGGAGGAGTACGCCGAAGACGAGGGCTGGATGAACGTCACCATCCTGCAGTGCGATCGGCCCCATCGTTTCGTCGCCGACAGCACCGCACCGCCGGCTCACATGCGGCTGTACTGCCACCTCACCGAGGGTGGCGGGATGACCACGCTCACGCTCGCGCAGTACGTCATGCCCGATACGGATGTCGCGAGCGTCGGGCCGGGCTGGGACTACTACCTCGATCGACTCATCGCCGCACGCAACGGCGCCGCGATGCCCGCCTGGGAGTCGTACTTCCCGGCGTTCACTCGCTACTACAGGGAACTGACGGTCCCCCCTCGCGCGTCGACACGGACGCCCGCCGAGGCCGTACTCGGCGCCGACGGTCGCGGCGAACCCGGACACGGCCCCGAGGCCGGGTACGACCCGGCCCACGACGCGGACCTCAACGCCCCGGCGAGACCTCCGCGGTAG
- a CDS encoding helix-turn-helix domain-containing protein, whose product MTITDAAAPRLSPDLDACSGAPVDPCGAESGEARIIRDVLSRVGDKWSLLVIRMLHNGPRRFTELHRSIDGISHRMLTQTLRNLERDGLVSRRSYPEIPPRVEYTATELGRSLALPVLGLVEWASTHHASITDSRDAFDAARE is encoded by the coding sequence ATGACGATCACGGATGCCGCAGCCCCGCGCCTCTCCCCCGACCTCGACGCCTGCTCCGGCGCGCCGGTCGACCCGTGCGGCGCCGAGAGCGGCGAGGCGCGCATCATCCGCGACGTGCTCTCGCGCGTCGGCGACAAGTGGAGCCTGCTCGTCATCCGGATGCTGCACAACGGGCCCCGACGGTTCACCGAACTGCACCGCAGCATCGACGGCATCTCGCACCGCATGCTCACCCAGACCCTGCGCAACCTCGAGCGCGACGGGCTCGTGTCGCGCCGCAGCTACCCCGAGATCCCGCCGCGCGTCGAGTACACGGCGACGGAGCTCGGCCGCTCCCTCGCGCTGCCGGTGCTCGGCCTCGTCGAGTGGGCGTCGACGCACCACGCGAGCATCACGGATTCACGCGACGCGTTCGACGCCGCGCGCGAGTGA
- a CDS encoding DoxX family protein yields the protein MIIALWIATVLLALVFLAAGTVKSLTPREKLVEKMGYMEDLSDGQARAVGILEFLGALGLILPAATGVLPWLTPVAAFALALTMAVGTALHVKRHETAVPSIVLGVFALLVGFGWVFLG from the coding sequence GTGATCATCGCCCTCTGGATCGCCACCGTACTGCTGGCGCTCGTCTTCCTCGCCGCCGGCACCGTGAAGAGCCTGACCCCGCGCGAGAAGCTCGTCGAGAAGATGGGCTACATGGAGGACCTCTCCGACGGCCAGGCCCGCGCCGTCGGCATCCTCGAGTTCCTCGGGGCGCTCGGCCTCATCCTTCCGGCCGCGACCGGCGTGCTGCCGTGGCTGACCCCGGTCGCCGCGTTCGCGCTCGCCCTCACGATGGCCGTGGGCACCGCGCTGCACGTCAAGCGCCACGAGACCGCGGTGCCGAGCATCGTGCTGGGCGTCTTCGCGCTCCTCGTCGGCTTCGGCTGGGTGTTCCTCGGCTGA
- a CDS encoding NAD(P)/FAD-dependent oxidoreductase yields the protein MSFPQPGNASADHDVVIVGGGHNGLTAAAYLARAGRRVLLLERDDHLGGAAVSAQAFDGVDARLSRYSYLVSLLPQRIIDDLSLDIRLVRRRFSSYTPDPRDPSRGLLIDADASPEASVAAFARVDAEADAAAWASFYAGTARLAERLFPTLTEPLPTRDEARALVADEEAWSAFVERPLGEVVDARFTSDLVRGVVATDSLIGTFTELDDPSLDANRCFLYHVIGGGTGDWDVPVGGMGAVTGELARAAHEAGAELVTGAEVLSVDVEGRVRYRATDASGSAVEVEATAGTVLANVAPAVLDRLLDAGADEAARRAAEPVATAAPATSASAASDPTAVAPRNQSPFSRDVPIGLPAVVRERLRQLDMPEGAQVKVNLLLTRLPRLRDTSVAPEAAFAGTFHINELESQLARAYRTAARGEVPSPLPCEIYCHTLSDPSILAPELVEAGWQTLTVFGLHAPHRLVERLGNDGLRKRLQAEVLASLNSVLAEPIEDVIATDAAGRPCIEVKTTLDLEHALAMPGGNIFHGPLSWPWAEPGASLTTPAERWGVATRHPRVLLCGSGAVRGGAVSGIGGHNAAMAVLEASAA from the coding sequence ATGTCCTTCCCCCAGCCAGGCAACGCCTCCGCAGACCACGACGTCGTGATCGTCGGCGGAGGGCACAACGGCCTCACCGCCGCCGCCTATCTCGCGAGAGCCGGCCGCCGCGTGCTGCTGCTCGAACGCGACGACCACCTCGGCGGCGCCGCCGTCTCGGCGCAGGCGTTCGACGGCGTCGACGCCCGCCTCTCGCGCTACTCCTACCTCGTCAGCCTGCTGCCGCAGCGCATCATCGACGACCTCTCGCTCGACATCCGGCTCGTGCGCCGACGCTTCTCGTCGTACACGCCCGACCCCCGCGACCCGTCGCGCGGCCTGCTCATCGACGCCGACGCCTCGCCCGAGGCATCCGTCGCCGCCTTCGCACGGGTCGATGCCGAAGCGGATGCCGCGGCCTGGGCCTCGTTCTACGCCGGCACCGCGCGGCTGGCCGAGCGCCTCTTCCCGACGCTCACCGAGCCACTGCCGACCCGTGACGAGGCTCGTGCACTCGTGGCCGACGAAGAGGCCTGGTCGGCGTTCGTCGAGCGGCCGCTGGGCGAGGTCGTCGACGCCCGCTTCACGAGCGACCTCGTGCGCGGCGTCGTCGCGACCGACAGCCTCATCGGCACGTTCACCGAGCTCGACGACCCGTCGCTCGACGCGAACCGGTGCTTCCTGTACCACGTGATCGGCGGCGGCACCGGCGACTGGGACGTGCCCGTCGGCGGCATGGGCGCCGTCACCGGCGAGCTCGCACGAGCGGCCCACGAGGCCGGTGCCGAGCTCGTGACGGGCGCCGAGGTGCTCTCCGTCGACGTCGAGGGGCGCGTGCGCTACCGGGCGACGGATGCCTCCGGCTCCGCCGTGGAGGTCGAGGCGACCGCGGGCACCGTGCTCGCGAACGTCGCCCCCGCGGTGCTCGACCGCCTGCTCGACGCGGGCGCCGACGAGGCCGCCCGCCGAGCGGCGGAGCCCGTCGCGACCGCGGCCCCCGCGACATCGGCCTCCGCGGCATCCGACCCCACCGCCGTCGCCCCGCGCAACCAGTCGCCGTTCTCGCGCGACGTGCCGATCGGCCTCCCGGCCGTGGTGCGCGAGCGCCTGCGTCAGCTCGACATGCCGGAGGGCGCGCAGGTGAAGGTCAACCTCCTGCTCACCCGCCTGCCGCGCCTGCGCGACACGTCGGTCGCGCCAGAGGCCGCGTTCGCGGGCACCTTCCACATCAACGAGCTCGAGTCGCAGCTCGCGCGCGCCTACCGCACGGCCGCGCGCGGCGAGGTGCCGTCACCGCTGCCCTGCGAGATCTACTGCCACACGCTGAGCGACCCGTCGATCCTCGCGCCCGAGCTCGTCGAGGCCGGATGGCAGACGCTCACCGTCTTCGGCCTGCACGCGCCGCACCGGCTCGTCGAGCGCCTCGGCAACGACGGCCTGCGCAAGCGCCTGCAGGCCGAGGTGCTCGCGTCGCTGAACTCCGTGCTCGCCGAGCCCATCGAAGACGTCATCGCGACGGATGCCGCCGGCAGGCCGTGCATCGAGGTGAAGACGACCCTCGATCTCGAGCACGCGCTCGCGATGCCGGGCGGCAACATCTTCCACGGACCGCTGTCGTGGCCGTGGGCGGAGCCCGGCGCGTCGCTCACGACGCCCGCCGAACGATGGGGCGTGGCGACGCGGCATCCGCGCGTCCTGCTCTGCGGATCGGGTGCGGTGCGCGGCGGCGCGGTGAGCGGCATCGGCGGACACAATGCGGCGATGGCCGTGCTCGAGGCATCCGCCGCCTGA